In the genome of Mucisphaera calidilacus, one region contains:
- a CDS encoding c-type cytochrome, which yields MKRITLLLLTGAISLLAACDQQAGAPEPPAAAEPAKTPQPAETRPQPIEVAEPEAIDIDLVLGEEVYAANCAGCHGSDGMGLSGGYPVLVGNESVLGDTDTLIRMTMNGIGPFPGAEPPSGDYGDLMPGIGFLTDEEIASVVSYIRQAWDNDAGPVSIRQIEAQR from the coding sequence ATGAAGCGGATCACGCTCTTGCTGCTGACCGGGGCGATCAGCCTGCTCGCCGCCTGCGATCAGCAGGCAGGCGCCCCCGAACCACCCGCAGCGGCTGAACCCGCTAAGACCCCGCAACCCGCCGAAACGCGGCCGCAACCCATCGAGGTCGCGGAGCCGGAGGCCATCGACATCGACCTCGTGCTCGGCGAGGAGGTCTACGCCGCCAACTGCGCCGGCTGCCACGGCAGCGACGGCATGGGGCTCTCCGGCGGCTATCCCGTACTCGTCGGCAACGAGAGCGTGCTCGGCGACACCGACACCCTCATCCGCATGACCATGAACGGGATCGGGCCCTTCCCCGGCGCCGAGCCGCCGTCGGGTGACTACGGCGACCTGATGCCCGGCATCGGGTTCCTGACCGACGAAGAGATCGCATCGGTTGTGAGTTACATCCGCCAGGCGTGGGACAACGACGCCGGCCCCGTCTCGATCCGACAGATCGAGGCCCAGCGTTAG
- a CDS encoding family 10 glycosylhydrolase translates to MTQRFLPWCSALTLAAVSMFPGQAQAIHPEVNADMGYHEYAGVWVSRFEYSSASAIRAIIADCAAIGFTDIQFQVRGEGDARYDSNFEVWSDDYPYYGSNPGWDPLQVATEEAAKYGIRLHAWINTTPMWRGSSPPSDPDHLWNQHPEWRLKDYYGNDQPLEGTYVGINPTIDEAQDHIANVAADIVANYDVAGVHLDYVRMYSNTGYTYVRDPASRARYTAETGLAYSDSPAYRQWIADNITELVTKVGDAIHTEDPNSILSAAVWRDPDIAIRDYQQHSARWIEEEILDLALPMTYLSETYDYLLESNVQKYASIGGDTAVVTGIGPYLYSSADMMIDQIERARTSGSHGVQVYHYSDIDSGPKRTALTNYLASIQPPPGPELLADFETDERPFGTPGGSAPLTYNVNASSQVVTTESAMGGLQSLRVDVDGAADGWTLEVLADEYGEGAPGTPGANIEFNAQGFLGMWVKTESDNTSISLILNDGTQREVATERMLDADGLWHLIQWDLDNPADWYPLSSRSGNGEIDASAVTLRSLRILGEGVSWLFMDSLIHNPGGMLEIVGDFTGNGGYEPSDLTLLAQNMGNPDYDLTGDGETDGDDLRFWIVELYGGVLGDINFDNKVNLVDLSTLAFYFQQDEQVYGNGDINGDGSVNLLDLSLLAQAFGHGDVPEPSTALLLAGSLAWIGRRSA, encoded by the coding sequence GTGACCCAGCGATTTCTTCCGTGGTGTTCGGCTCTGACCCTCGCAGCGGTCTCGATGTTCCCCGGCCAAGCTCAGGCGATCCATCCCGAGGTCAACGCCGACATGGGGTACCACGAGTACGCCGGCGTCTGGGTCTCCCGCTTCGAGTACTCCAGCGCCTCAGCCATCCGGGCCATCATCGCCGACTGCGCCGCCATCGGCTTCACCGACATCCAGTTCCAGGTCCGTGGCGAGGGCGACGCACGCTACGACAGCAACTTCGAGGTCTGGAGCGACGACTACCCCTATTACGGCAGCAACCCCGGCTGGGACCCGCTCCAGGTCGCGACCGAAGAGGCCGCGAAGTATGGCATCCGCCTCCACGCATGGATCAACACCACACCCATGTGGCGCGGCTCCTCGCCCCCCAGCGACCCCGACCACCTCTGGAACCAGCACCCCGAGTGGCGACTCAAGGACTACTACGGCAACGACCAGCCCCTCGAAGGCACCTACGTCGGCATCAACCCCACCATCGACGAGGCCCAGGACCACATCGCCAACGTCGCCGCCGACATCGTCGCCAACTACGACGTCGCCGGTGTCCACCTCGACTACGTCCGCATGTACTCGAATACCGGCTACACCTACGTCCGCGACCCCGCCTCCCGCGCCCGCTACACCGCCGAGACCGGCCTCGCCTACTCCGACAGCCCCGCCTACCGCCAGTGGATCGCCGACAACATCACCGAACTGGTGACCAAGGTCGGCGACGCCATCCACACCGAGGACCCCAACTCGATCCTCTCCGCAGCGGTCTGGCGCGACCCCGACATCGCCATCAGGGACTACCAGCAGCACTCCGCACGCTGGATCGAGGAGGAAATCCTCGACCTCGCCCTGCCCATGACCTACCTCAGCGAGACCTACGACTACCTGCTCGAGTCCAACGTCCAGAAGTACGCCTCCATCGGCGGCGACACCGCCGTCGTCACCGGCATCGGGCCCTATCTCTACAGCAGCGCCGACATGATGATCGACCAGATCGAACGCGCCCGCACCAGCGGCTCGCACGGCGTGCAGGTCTACCACTACAGCGACATCGATTCCGGTCCCAAGCGCACCGCATTGACCAACTACCTCGCCTCCATCCAGCCCCCCCCCGGCCCGGAACTGCTCGCCGACTTCGAGACCGACGAACGACCCTTCGGCACACCCGGCGGCTCCGCGCCGCTGACCTATAACGTCAACGCCTCCAGCCAGGTCGTCACCACCGAGTCCGCGATGGGCGGCCTGCAGTCACTCCGCGTCGACGTCGACGGCGCCGCCGACGGATGGACCCTCGAAGTCCTCGCCGATGAATACGGCGAGGGCGCGCCCGGCACACCCGGTGCCAACATCGAGTTCAACGCCCAGGGCTTCCTCGGCATGTGGGTCAAGACCGAGTCGGACAACACCAGCATCAGCCTGATCCTCAACGACGGCACCCAGCGCGAGGTCGCCACCGAACGCATGCTCGACGCCGACGGCCTCTGGCACCTCATCCAATGGGACCTCGACAACCCCGCCGACTGGTACCCGCTCTCGTCACGCAGCGGCAACGGCGAGATCGACGCCTCCGCCGTCACCCTACGCAGCCTCCGCATCCTCGGCGAGGGCGTCTCCTGGCTCTTCATGGATAGCCTCATCCACAACCCCGGCGGGATGCTCGAGATCGTCGGCGACTTCACCGGCAACGGCGGTTACGAGCCCAGCGACCTCACCCTCCTCGCCCAGAACATGGGCAACCCCGACTACGACCTTACCGGCGACGGCGAGACCGACGGCGACGACCTGCGGTTCTGGATCGTTGAGCTCTACGGCGGCGTGCTCGGCGACATCAACTTCGACAACAAGGTCAACCTCGTCGACCTCTCCACCCTCGCCTTCTACTTCCAGCAGGACGAGCAGGTCTACGGCAACGGCGACATCAACGGCGACGGCAGCGTCAACCTCCTCGACCTCAGCCTGCTCGCGCAGGCCTTCGGTCACGGCGACGTCCCCGAGCCCTCGACGGCGCTGCTGCTGGCCGGCTCGCTCGCATGGATCGGCAGGCGATCCGCCTGA
- a CDS encoding type II secretion system protein, protein MTRTQRSGFTLIELLVVISIIALLIGILLPALGAARRVARDMSCMSNTRQLSIASYSYASDNQEYYVRFCDMAVTPGYAGKPTTLGQGGLDGGIGGNTSHAWTWTFVVGGYGSIDLYACPSFDEAEDFSTGATSDNIRDASTEKDTNGGIEQGWRNVDYGVNIEFLTALKRDTETLKGLVPTNGRGVPLRQGGAYEFSSRQSAVQDPSDTLFVADTYFAGIWASNGETYGCFFASAEAANSETVHARHGGESGGAVNVGWADGHSSPVQVKKDPDTVWFLWADEFGSFSGYNPMGNPDNKWDLLAGDAY, encoded by the coding sequence ATGACACGCACCCAACGCTCAGGCTTCACACTCATCGAATTGCTGGTGGTGATCTCGATCATCGCGTTGCTCATCGGCATTCTACTGCCCGCGCTGGGTGCGGCACGCCGCGTCGCACGCGACATGTCCTGCATGAGCAATACCCGGCAGTTGTCGATCGCCAGCTATTCGTATGCCTCGGACAACCAGGAGTATTACGTACGCTTCTGCGATATGGCCGTCACACCCGGCTACGCGGGCAAGCCCACGACGCTCGGTCAAGGAGGACTCGATGGGGGTATAGGTGGCAATACCAGTCACGCATGGACATGGACCTTTGTCGTTGGCGGCTATGGGAGTATTGACCTCTACGCCTGTCCTTCTTTCGACGAAGCCGAGGATTTCAGCACAGGGGCTACTTCAGACAACATTCGCGATGCGAGCACGGAGAAGGACACCAATGGCGGGATCGAACAGGGATGGCGTAACGTTGATTACGGTGTCAACATTGAGTTTCTGACTGCATTGAAGCGCGACACCGAGACACTCAAGGGCCTTGTCCCGACGAACGGCCGTGGCGTACCTCTTCGCCAAGGCGGAGCCTATGAATTCTCCTCGCGCCAATCGGCCGTTCAGGATCCCAGTGACACACTCTTTGTGGCGGACACCTACTTCGCCGGAATCTGGGCCTCCAATGGTGAGACGTATGGCTGCTTCTTCGCCAGTGCCGAAGCGGCCAACTCCGAGACGGTTCACGCTCGCCATGGCGGCGAGAGCGGCGGGGCAGTCAACGTTGGCTGGGCCGACGGCCACTCCAGCCCGGTTCAGGTCAAGAAAGATCCTGACACCGTCTGGTTCCTCTGGGCCGACGAGTTCGGGTCCTTCTCCGGATACAACCCCATGGGTAACCCGGACAACAAGTGGGACCTGCTCGCGGGTGACGCTTACTAA
- a CDS encoding DUF368 domain-containing protein encodes MEPTSDPPADATPIPLLMIRSALGGVLMGLANLVPGISGGTMLLAAGIYPRFIDAIGEVTTLRFRTRSVLTLGTVVVAAVLAIALLALPVKNLVVDHRWVMYSLFIGLTLGGVPVVWRLIGRPGVAVWFGAAAGFVGMAALAYAQSSGLSGGAGGNDGFVFMLLAGLAGASAMILPGVSGGYLLLVLGAYVPLLAGIGAFTQALRAGDSEQLVSVGLTTILPVGLGVVVGIVAVSNLLRWLLHRYEQATLGVLLGLLLGAVVGLYPFVEPVRPEIGDRLKGQTVMSDPGDETGERLMFEATGKPVERDDWAVEVFSPTSGTVAGGVGLIVAGFAITQLIDRFGRDRPHVNPASPEASS; translated from the coding sequence ATGGAGCCGACATCTGACCCGCCTGCCGACGCGACGCCGATCCCGCTGCTGATGATCCGATCGGCGTTGGGCGGGGTCCTGATGGGCCTGGCCAATCTCGTGCCCGGCATCTCCGGCGGGACGATGCTGCTGGCGGCGGGGATCTACCCGCGTTTCATTGATGCGATTGGCGAGGTGACGACGCTGCGGTTCCGGACGCGGTCAGTCCTGACGCTGGGGACGGTCGTGGTGGCGGCGGTGCTGGCGATTGCGCTGCTCGCGTTGCCGGTGAAGAACCTGGTGGTCGATCACCGGTGGGTCATGTACAGCCTGTTCATCGGCTTGACGCTCGGCGGGGTGCCTGTGGTCTGGCGGCTGATCGGCCGGCCGGGTGTGGCGGTGTGGTTCGGTGCCGCGGCGGGCTTTGTCGGCATGGCGGCGTTGGCGTATGCGCAGTCGTCGGGGCTGAGCGGCGGCGCGGGCGGCAACGACGGCTTTGTGTTCATGCTGCTGGCGGGTCTGGCGGGGGCGTCGGCGATGATCCTGCCGGGCGTCTCGGGCGGCTATCTGCTGCTGGTGCTCGGTGCTTACGTCCCGCTGCTGGCGGGCATCGGGGCGTTTACGCAAGCCCTGCGGGCGGGGGATAGCGAACAGTTGGTGAGTGTCGGGCTGACGACGATTCTGCCGGTCGGGCTGGGTGTCGTCGTGGGCATCGTGGCGGTCTCGAATCTGCTGCGTTGGCTGCTGCACCGTTATGAGCAGGCGACGCTTGGCGTGCTTCTTGGGCTGCTGCTGGGCGCGGTGGTCGGCCTCTACCCGTTCGTTGAGCCGGTCCGGCCGGAGATCGGCGACAGGCTCAAGGGTCAGACCGTGATGTCGGATCCTGGAGACGAGACCGGCGAGCGTCTGATGTTCGAGGCGACGGGCAAGCCCGTCGAGCGGGACGACTGGGCGGTCGAGGTTTTTTCGCCGACGTCGGGCACGGTCGCGGGCGGCGTCGGGCTGATCGTCGCGGGATTCGCTATAACGCAACTGATCGACCGATTCGGTCGTGACCGACCCCACGTCAACCCCGCAAGCCCCGAGGCCTCGTCATGA
- a CDS encoding sugar phosphate isomerase/epimerase family protein: MSEEGYHKRLAACTWSFQPESPASLLDKLNTCGIRRVQLAMNPLVDDAAWAEIGTMLADAGVTIVSGMYAPRGEDYSTLETIRATGGIVQDQLWDENRELFVREAEWAQQLGIKVITFHAGFIPEQETDPLRATVADRLAQLAVIAAEAGIELLLETGQETAEDLEAFLAELGDAGVGVNFDPANMILYGKGDPLEAVERLMPFVGQVHIKDALPTPTPGTWGSEERVGDGAVDWSAFLARLDEGGYTGDLVIEREAGDNRVDDIAHAAGVITDLLRS, from the coding sequence ATGAGCGAAGAGGGTTATCACAAGCGTCTCGCGGCGTGCACATGGAGTTTTCAGCCCGAGTCGCCCGCCTCGCTGCTCGACAAACTCAACACCTGCGGCATCCGCCGCGTCCAGCTGGCCATGAACCCGCTCGTCGATGACGCCGCCTGGGCCGAAATCGGCACCATGCTCGCCGACGCCGGCGTGACCATTGTCTCCGGCATGTACGCGCCACGCGGCGAGGACTACAGCACGCTCGAAACCATCCGCGCCACAGGCGGCATCGTCCAGGACCAACTCTGGGACGAGAACCGCGAGCTGTTCGTCCGCGAGGCCGAATGGGCCCAGCAACTCGGCATCAAGGTCATCACCTTCCACGCCGGATTCATCCCCGAGCAGGAGACCGACCCGCTGCGCGCCACGGTCGCTGACCGCCTCGCACAACTCGCCGTTATCGCCGCCGAAGCAGGCATCGAACTGCTGCTGGAGACCGGGCAGGAGACGGCGGAGGACCTCGAAGCCTTCCTCGCCGAACTCGGCGACGCGGGCGTCGGCGTCAACTTCGACCCCGCCAACATGATCCTCTACGGCAAGGGCGACCCGCTCGAAGCCGTCGAACGCCTGATGCCCTTCGTCGGCCAGGTCCACATCAAGGACGCTCTGCCGACCCCGACTCCCGGCACCTGGGGCAGCGAAGAACGCGTCGGCGACGGCGCCGTCGACTGGTCCGCCTTCCTCGCCAGACTCGACGAAGGTGGATACACCGGCGACCTCGTCATCGAACGCGAGGCCGGCGACAACCGCGTCGACGATATCGCCCACGCCGCCGGGGTCATCACCGACCTGCTCCGATCATGA
- the gcvH gene encoding glycine cleavage system protein GcvH, protein MPSPDDRRYLESHEWHKPEGDLITIGLSQFAVDELADVTYVEFTQAEGAIKAGESFGEIESVKATSDLYCGVDGTIVETNQQVIDNPALVNEDPFGSGWLIRVKPDAADAVEKLMAAEDYDKQAEG, encoded by the coding sequence ATGCCTTCACCCGACGACCGCCGTTACCTCGAATCCCACGAATGGCACAAGCCGGAGGGCGACCTGATCACGATCGGGTTGTCGCAGTTCGCCGTTGATGAGTTGGCGGACGTGACGTACGTCGAGTTCACGCAGGCCGAAGGTGCGATCAAGGCGGGCGAGAGTTTCGGAGAGATCGAGTCGGTGAAGGCGACCTCGGATCTGTACTGCGGCGTCGACGGCACGATCGTCGAGACGAACCAGCAGGTGATCGACAACCCGGCGCTGGTGAACGAGGACCCGTTCGGTAGCGGCTGGCTGATCCGGGTGAAGCCCGATGCGGCGGACGCGGTGGAGAAGCTGATGGCTGCTGAGGACTACGACAAGCAGGCCGAGGGCTGA
- the nagB gene encoding glucosamine-6-phosphate deaminase: protein MSSALDMQMASREKIPTQVLTDPADVNAAVAREIAELIRVRQAEGKTCVLGLATGSTPTGVYAELVRMHKEEGLSFKNVVSFNLDEYFPMQPNELQSYHRFMNEHLFSHIDIDPKNVHVPDGTLSIEEVPHYCQAYEKAIRDAGGIDIQLLGIGRTGHIGFNEPGSGKGSRTRLIWLDRKTRIDAASDFFGMENVPTKAITMGVGTILDARRIIMMAFGEGKARISAEAIEGEVTPVVAASFLQDHPNAQVMLDSAAAAHLTRTNLPWLVGPCDWDAKLIRRAVIWLAQLLDKPVLKLTDEDYNESGLQELIAEHGPAYEINRNVFRYLQATITGWPGGKPSSAKRPGDLRRASDEVFPKRCICFSPHPDDDVISMGGTLIRLCDQGHDMHIAYQTSGNIAVFDEDALRFADFAKEFNELFGISDHKAGEIEEHIEEFLRNKKPGQVDSPEIQKLKGLIRRGEARAGGRYCGVSDENLHFLDMPFYETGTVRKKPVGEEDIQIIVDLLQKIQPHQIYAAGDLSDPHGTHRVCLMAIFAAIHRVKNEAWFKDCQVWLYRGAWQEWEPEHIEMAVPISPQELQRKRQAIFKHESQKDKALFPGSDPREFWQRAEDRNRGTAKLYDALGLAEYEAIEAFVRWVPDLEGDGGTVGFGEAVTLAGVQSS from the coding sequence ATGTCTTCCGCCCTCGACATGCAGATGGCCAGCCGTGAGAAGATCCCGACGCAGGTCCTGACCGACCCCGCCGACGTCAACGCAGCAGTCGCCCGGGAGATCGCCGAGCTGATCCGCGTACGGCAGGCCGAGGGCAAGACCTGCGTGCTCGGACTCGCCACCGGCTCCACGCCCACCGGCGTCTACGCCGAGCTGGTTCGCATGCACAAGGAAGAAGGCCTCTCCTTCAAGAACGTGGTCTCGTTCAATCTCGACGAGTACTTCCCCATGCAGCCCAACGAGCTGCAGAGCTACCACCGCTTCATGAACGAGCACCTGTTCAGTCACATCGACATCGACCCCAAGAACGTCCACGTGCCCGACGGCACGCTCAGCATCGAGGAGGTCCCCCACTACTGCCAGGCCTACGAGAAGGCGATCAGGGACGCAGGCGGCATCGACATCCAGCTCCTGGGCATCGGCCGAACCGGCCACATCGGCTTCAACGAGCCCGGCTCGGGCAAGGGCAGCCGCACACGACTGATCTGGCTCGACCGCAAGACACGCATCGACGCCGCCAGTGACTTCTTCGGCATGGAGAACGTCCCCACCAAGGCCATCACCATGGGCGTCGGCACCATCCTCGATGCACGACGGATCATCATGATGGCGTTCGGCGAGGGCAAGGCCAGGATCTCCGCCGAAGCCATCGAGGGCGAGGTCACCCCCGTCGTCGCCGCCTCCTTCCTGCAGGACCACCCCAACGCCCAGGTCATGCTCGACAGCGCCGCAGCAGCCCACCTCACACGCACCAACCTGCCCTGGCTCGTCGGCCCCTGCGACTGGGACGCCAAGCTCATCCGCCGCGCCGTCATCTGGCTCGCCCAGCTCCTCGACAAGCCCGTCCTCAAACTCACCGACGAGGACTACAACGAGTCGGGCCTCCAGGAACTCATCGCCGAGCACGGACCCGCCTACGAGATCAACCGCAACGTCTTCCGCTACCTCCAGGCCACCATCACCGGCTGGCCAGGCGGCAAACCCAGCAGCGCCAAACGCCCCGGCGACCTCCGCCGTGCCTCCGACGAGGTCTTCCCCAAACGCTGCATCTGCTTCTCGCCGCACCCCGACGACGACGTCATCTCCATGGGCGGCACCCTGATCCGGCTCTGCGACCAGGGCCACGACATGCACATCGCCTACCAGACCTCCGGCAACATCGCCGTCTTCGACGAGGACGCGCTCCGCTTCGCCGACTTCGCCAAGGAATTCAACGAACTCTTCGGCATCTCCGACCACAAGGCCGGTGAGATCGAGGAGCATATCGAGGAGTTTCTCCGCAACAAGAAACCCGGACAGGTCGACTCCCCCGAGATCCAGAAACTCAAGGGACTCATCCGCCGAGGCGAAGCCCGTGCAGGCGGACGCTACTGCGGCGTCTCCGACGAGAACCTGCACTTCCTCGACATGCCCTTCTACGAGACCGGCACCGTCCGCAAGAAGCCCGTCGGCGAAGAGGACATCCAGATCATCGTCGACCTGCTCCAGAAGATTCAGCCCCACCAGATCTACGCCGCCGGCGACCTCTCCGACCCACACGGCACCCACCGCGTATGCCTCATGGCCATCTTCGCCGCCATCCACCGCGTCAAGAACGAGGCGTGGTTCAAGGACTGCCAGGTCTGGCTCTACCGCGGCGCCTGGCAGGAATGGGAGCCCGAGCACATCGAGATGGCCGTCCCCATCTCGCCCCAGGAGCTCCAACGCAAACGCCAGGCGATCTTCAAGCACGAGTCCCAGAAAGACAAGGCGCTGTTCCCCGGCAGCGACCCACGCGAGTTCTGGCAACGCGCTGAAGACCGCAACCGCGGCACCGCCAAGCTCTACGACGCGCTCGGACTCGCCGAGTACGAAGCCATCGAGGCCTTCGTCCGATGGGTCCCCGACCTCGAAGGCGACGGCGGCACCGTTGGCTTCGGCGAAGCCGTCACCCTCGCCGGCGTGCAATCCTCCTGA
- a CDS encoding alanine/glycine:cation symporter family protein: protein MRFRRCLLPLFALLFVFSAVPALGQDAPPAEEPAAAEVSVPIGQQIDETIALFNGKLATVLFYDVSFEAFKTVNPETGEKEGPELPFLVTWLVLGAIIFSFYHRFLTLRGFGHAIEVLRGKYTSSDDHGDVSPFRALTSALSATVGLGNIAGVAIAMQMGGPGALFWMMFLGFFGMASKFHSSTLSQLYRVRHADGTFSGGPMYYLSRGIRDRYPYLSWLGLFLGGFFAFACMLGAIGGGNMFQANQAAQSFFDTFVEPGVLSAYPETDADQIGIIRAWVNIGFGALMATVVAAVVLGGITRIGAATSKLVPFMAIVYVLACLTIIVANIAELPALIGHVLTEAFAWDSAYGGLIGVMVVGFQRAAFSSEAGLGSSAIAHAAAQTEEPAREGFVASLEPFVDTVIICFMTGMVVLITGAYTSDADGAGITLTAFKSVSITAGWFPYVLTISIILFAFSTMISWCYYGERAWGYLFGLGSVFIFRIIFVLFVWVGSVISLGAVLDTADLSILSMCLPNILGGILLASVVRNEVTHYWERLQAGHFHEKDESADGADI, encoded by the coding sequence ATGCGCTTTCGCCGCTGTCTGCTGCCGTTGTTTGCCCTGCTCTTTGTGTTCAGCGCTGTTCCGGCGCTCGGTCAGGATGCTCCGCCGGCGGAGGAACCCGCGGCCGCTGAGGTGAGTGTGCCGATCGGCCAGCAGATCGACGAGACGATCGCGTTGTTCAACGGCAAACTGGCCACGGTTCTGTTTTACGACGTCTCGTTTGAGGCCTTCAAGACGGTGAACCCGGAGACCGGCGAGAAGGAAGGCCCGGAGCTGCCGTTTCTGGTGACGTGGCTGGTGCTGGGCGCGATCATTTTCAGTTTCTATCACCGCTTCCTGACGCTGCGCGGCTTCGGGCACGCGATCGAGGTACTGCGTGGCAAGTACACCTCGTCGGACGATCACGGCGACGTGTCGCCTTTCCGCGCGTTGACCTCGGCGCTCTCGGCGACGGTCGGTCTGGGGAACATCGCGGGTGTGGCGATCGCGATGCAGATGGGTGGTCCGGGTGCGTTGTTCTGGATGATGTTCCTGGGGTTCTTCGGGATGGCGTCGAAGTTCCACTCGTCGACGCTCTCGCAGCTCTACCGCGTGCGTCACGCCGACGGGACCTTCTCGGGCGGTCCGATGTACTACCTCTCGCGGGGGATCAGGGACCGCTACCCGTATCTGTCGTGGCTCGGTCTGTTTCTGGGCGGGTTCTTCGCGTTCGCCTGCATGCTCGGCGCGATCGGCGGCGGCAACATGTTCCAGGCGAATCAGGCGGCGCAGTCGTTCTTCGACACGTTCGTCGAGCCGGGCGTGCTGTCGGCTTATCCCGAGACGGATGCCGATCAGATCGGCATCATCCGGGCGTGGGTCAACATCGGTTTTGGCGCGTTGATGGCGACGGTGGTCGCGGCGGTCGTGCTGGGCGGGATCACGCGGATCGGCGCGGCGACGTCCAAGCTCGTGCCCTTCATGGCGATCGTCTATGTGCTCGCGTGCCTGACGATCATCGTCGCGAACATCGCGGAGCTGCCGGCGCTGATCGGCCACGTGCTGACCGAGGCGTTCGCGTGGGACTCGGCGTATGGCGGGCTGATCGGCGTGATGGTGGTCGGTTTCCAGCGTGCGGCGTTCTCGTCGGAGGCGGGGCTTGGCTCGTCGGCGATTGCGCACGCAGCGGCGCAGACCGAGGAGCCGGCCCGGGAGGGTTTCGTGGCGTCGCTCGAGCCGTTTGTGGACACGGTCATCATCTGCTTCATGACGGGCATGGTGGTGCTGATCACCGGTGCGTACACGAGTGACGCGGACGGCGCGGGGATCACGCTGACGGCCTTCAAGTCGGTCTCGATCACGGCGGGCTGGTTCCCGTACGTGCTGACGATCTCGATCATCCTGTTCGCCTTCTCGACGATGATTTCGTGGTGTTACTACGGCGAGCGTGCGTGGGGTTACCTGTTCGGGCTCGGTTCGGTCTTCATCTTCCGCATCATCTTCGTGCTGTTCGTGTGGGTGGGTTCGGTCATCAGCCTGGGCGCTGTGCTGGACACGGCGGACCTGTCGATTCTCTCGATGTGCCTGCCGAACATCCTCGGCGGTATCCTTCTCGCTTCGGTGGTCCGCAACGAGGTGACCCACTATTGGGAGCGTCTGCAGGCCGGCCATTTCCACGAGAAAGACGAGAGCGCCGATGGAGCCGACATCTGA
- a CDS encoding type II secretion system protein — protein sequence MNSVKSHRCHGFTLIELLVVISIIALLIGILLPALGAARNTARQMQSAANQRSVIQGQYSYATQNQFRFPLWQKLRAAGENTVASNENQTAWLWHTKMVVEGLLPNLDFLADPSVGDSSTEFLEYSVYNVEPSASSGGGGRGSGGSSITAPDGYALMGADVFNGIHYGYNYYHVGSNIAGSAATGRGRPDGVVIDARAGAPQNIPASPDDMGSPGTTLILCPTRNIIRSQDGNFTGSYVVRDSTDEPTFAGKADPRMNGNVQVGWGDGHVDMVSVPGYDSSKPNNYEPTYEYDALGDAADYHQTADDGSLEENVFDLHAANPKQ from the coding sequence ATGAATTCCGTTAAGTCTCATCGTTGCCACGGCTTCACGCTCATCGAACTGCTGGTGGTGATCTCGATCATCGCGTTGCTCATCGGCATCCTGCTGCCCGCGCTGGGTGCGGCCCGCAACACGGCCCGCCAGATGCAGTCGGCCGCCAACCAGCGGTCGGTCATTCAGGGCCAGTACAGTTACGCGACGCAGAACCAGTTCCGTTTCCCGCTCTGGCAGAAGCTGCGTGCGGCTGGCGAAAACACGGTGGCCAGCAACGAGAACCAGACAGCCTGGCTCTGGCACACCAAGATGGTCGTCGAAGGCCTGCTGCCCAACCTGGATTTCCTCGCCGATCCCTCCGTGGGTGATTCCAGCACCGAATTCCTCGAGTACAGCGTCTACAACGTTGAGCCTTCCGCTTCCTCAGGCGGTGGCGGCCGCGGCTCAGGCGGCAGTTCGATCACCGCGCCCGACGGCTACGCTCTGATGGGTGCGGACGTCTTTAACGGCATTCACTACGGCTACAACTACTATCACGTCGGGTCGAACATTGCCGGTTCGGCCGCGACGGGGCGCGGTCGTCCCGACGGCGTCGTCATCGACGCCCGTGCGGGTGCCCCCCAGAACATTCCCGCGTCGCCTGACGACATGGGTTCGCCCGGTACCACGCTGATTCTGTGCCCGACACGCAACATTATTCGCTCGCAGGACGGCAATTTCACCGGCAGCTACGTCGTCCGCGATTCGACGGATGAGCCGACATTCGCCGGCAAGGCGGACCCGCGCATGAACGGCAATGTTCAGGTGGGCTGGGGCGACGGTCACGTCGACATGGTTTCGGTGCCCGGCTACGACAGCTCGAAGCCGAACAACTACGAGCCGACTTACGAATACGACGCCTTGGGTGACGCGGCGGACTACCACCAGACCGCTGACGACGGTTCGCTCGAAGAGAATGTCTTCGACCTCCACGCAGCGAACCCCAAGCAGTAA